In a single window of the Streptomyces sp. NBC_00094 genome:
- a CDS encoding spherulation-specific family 4 protein: MSHLTTTTGAVQALGVGVPGYAHPLLAPVEWGELTRPGTPLHWAVLNVADGPGSRPDPHCLEAAGKLRNAGVRVLGHLDLAHGSRPFGELVSDAHRFLDWYKVDGFYLDRCPSDRADLPGTRRLTATLEAVLGGEAHLVLGHGTHPHPGFAETADQLVTFSGSWVDYRWSQVAEWTADYPEAKFVHLVHGVPRTHLDEALRIARWQGAGTIFFTDRAGGPGQSTPFHSLPGYWDEIVSRIGPGVSE; the protein is encoded by the coding sequence GTGTCGCATCTGACGACGACCACGGGGGCGGTCCAGGCGCTGGGGGTGGGCGTGCCCGGTTACGCCCACCCGCTGCTCGCCCCCGTGGAGTGGGGCGAGCTGACCCGCCCGGGGACACCGCTGCACTGGGCCGTGCTCAACGTCGCGGACGGCCCCGGGAGCCGTCCGGACCCGCACTGTCTGGAGGCGGCGGGGAAGCTCCGTAACGCCGGGGTCAGGGTCCTCGGCCACCTGGACCTGGCCCACGGCTCCCGGCCCTTCGGGGAGCTGGTCTCGGACGCCCACCGCTTTCTCGACTGGTACAAGGTGGACGGTTTCTACCTGGACCGCTGCCCCTCGGACCGGGCCGACCTGCCCGGGACGCGGCGGCTCACGGCGACCCTGGAGGCCGTCCTCGGCGGCGAGGCGCACCTCGTCCTCGGGCACGGCACCCACCCCCATCCGGGGTTCGCGGAGACGGCCGACCAGCTGGTCACCTTCTCCGGCTCCTGGGTGGACTACCGCTGGTCACAGGTGGCGGAGTGGACCGCCGACTACCCGGAGGCGAAGTTCGTCCACCTCGTGCACGGCGTCCCGCGCACGCACCTCGACGAGGCGCTGCGGATCGCCCGCTGGCAGGGGGCCGGGACGATCTTCTTCACCGACCGCGCGGGTGGCCCGGGACAAAGCACGCCATTTCACTCGCTGCCCGGCTACTGGGACGAAATCGTCTCGCGGATCGGACCGGGTGTCTCGGAATGA